One Ktedonobacteraceae bacterium genomic region harbors:
- the rpoD gene encoding RNA polymerase sigma factor RpoD, producing the protein MVNMEANKNGAGAATLRTRRHNKISEMQDLIENVQRPQTEPLRNMYANEVDAYAARSVRQNEFEAPFEESLLGKDDSFIGIGDIGDMGDMRETGNLGDLGHDVHATTGGSLVTPVDTPESFDLFAKLQDDEGMDALDPSKEPPADWEPGPEDEVDVEQMGHSRWDDLHDGMGIIVADLESSLDDPVRMYLREIGRVPLLSAEEEVRLAQRMERGRAELLKPVTSRNYRLIDDGEEAQRRLTEANLRLVVSVAKKYIGRGMSLLDLIQEGNIGLIRAVEKFDYTKGYKFSTYATWWIRQAITRAIADQARTIRIPVHMVETINRLIRISRRLLQDLGREPTSEEIAAQMEISPEKVREIIKVSQEPVSLETPIGEEEDSHLGDFIEDHTALAPADAASHQLLKEQVEDVLDSLTERERKVLQLRFGLDDGRSRTLEEVGKEFHVTRERIRQIEAKALRKLRHPSRSRKLKDYLD; encoded by the coding sequence ATGGTGAATATGGAAGCCAATAAGAACGGCGCCGGTGCGGCGACGCTGCGTACCCGGCGCCACAACAAAATCTCAGAAATGCAAGATCTGATTGAGAATGTGCAGCGTCCACAAACGGAGCCTTTGAGAAATATGTATGCAAATGAGGTTGACGCCTATGCAGCGCGCAGTGTGCGACAGAACGAGTTTGAAGCGCCATTCGAGGAATCTCTATTAGGCAAGGATGATAGCTTTATCGGCATTGGCGACATCGGGGATATGGGTGATATGCGGGAGACAGGCAATTTAGGCGATCTGGGTCATGATGTTCACGCGACAACGGGCGGGAGTCTGGTGACGCCTGTCGATACGCCTGAGTCATTTGACCTGTTTGCGAAGCTACAGGATGATGAAGGTATGGATGCGCTGGATCCAAGCAAGGAGCCACCGGCTGACTGGGAGCCCGGCCCAGAAGATGAGGTCGATGTGGAGCAAATGGGGCACTCACGGTGGGATGACTTGCACGATGGTATGGGTATTATTGTTGCCGACCTGGAGAGCAGCCTGGACGATCCCGTCCGCATGTACCTGCGTGAGATCGGGCGCGTTCCCCTGCTTTCTGCGGAGGAGGAGGTTCGCCTGGCGCAACGGATGGAGCGCGGGCGCGCTGAGCTGCTGAAGCCGGTGACGAGCCGGAACTATCGCCTGATCGATGACGGCGAGGAGGCGCAGCGGCGCCTGACAGAAGCGAATTTGCGCCTCGTGGTGAGCGTTGCCAAAAAGTATATCGGGCGCGGCATGAGCCTGCTGGACCTGATCCAGGAGGGTAATATCGGCCTTATCCGGGCCGTGGAGAAGTTCGACTATACAAAAGGCTATAAATTCAGCACGTATGCGACGTGGTGGATTCGCCAGGCAATCACGCGCGCCATCGCGGACCAGGCGCGCACGATTCGCATTCCGGTGCATATGGTGGAAACCATCAACCGCCTGATTCGTATCAGCCGCCGCCTGCTGCAAGACCTGGGGCGCGAGCCTACATCCGAGGAAATCGCCGCTCAGATGGAGATCAGCCCGGAGAAGGTGCGTGAGATCATCAAGGTCAGCCAGGAACCGGTCAGCCTGGAGACGCCGATTGGCGAAGAGGAAGACAGCCACCTGGGTGACTTCATCGAGGATCACACCGCCCTGGCGCCTGCCGATGCAGCCAGCCACCAGCTCCTCAAGGAGCAGGTGGAGGATGTCCTCGACAGCCTGACGGAGCGCGAGCGTAAGGTATTGCAACTGCGCTTCGGCCTGGACGATGGACGCAGCCGCACGCTTGAGGAAGTCGGCAAGGAGTTCCACGTCACGCGCGAGCGTATCCGGCAAATCGAGGCCAAGGCCCTGCGCAAGCTGCGCCACCCCAGCCGCAGCCGCAAGCTGAAAGATTACCTGGATTAA
- a CDS encoding ATPase, T2SS/T4P/T4SS family, whose translation MQVDQLNAEVSASSIPFNTPRARTGMRTALRIDNRSTMPPLARNAEDKSILLQQREEEKASPEDIDTLPTLIQESRRSEPGEEDAWLNDVMPPLSALKRPQHEAEPAEPEMPPDTSISHQQSPQVREPEDSPEPGTGICPGHRLWPVVLQLSTRIWEEIMHVQGKVPGQRRGMVDFVRRRALALLRNEPPLAGHMHNLDEVEQVLRGIVDEVLGYGPLEGLLRDDEVTEIMVVGPRLAFVERSGQIREVHCHFEDEQHMMRIIGNMLRHAGRSMEPGRPALDVRLPGGTLVNIVMPPPAIKGPAITMRKPSRVRHGLNELAQLGSMSQEMADFLATCVRARLNIIICGERRSGRTTLLNALATCIPANERIVTVEELAELRLNQKHVVTLEAHSIEEENSRKSAMRDLVANALRMQPGRIIVGECRGAETAVLLSAMHSGYDGSMTTIFARHAQDCAGRLEMLWLMEESHLPFATIRKQVARCLNLIIHTGFASDRSRKVLEIVAVQGDDGDRVKLQSIYHYVDMGIDEKTGKLRGSFEPQGVHPACFTVAASAR comes from the coding sequence ATGCAAGTTGATCAACTGAATGCTGAAGTTTCAGCTTCTTCCATACCATTCAATACACCGCGCGCGCGAACAGGTATGCGCACTGCTCTACGTATCGATAACCGGAGTACCATGCCGCCTCTTGCTCGCAATGCAGAAGATAAGAGCATTCTTCTTCAGCAGAGAGAAGAGGAGAAGGCTTCACCTGAGGATATAGATACCCTTCCCACCTTGATACAGGAGTCACGGCGCTCAGAGCCTGGTGAGGAAGATGCGTGGCTTAACGATGTAATGCCACCGCTCTCCGCATTGAAGCGCCCCCAGCATGAAGCAGAACCGGCAGAACCTGAGATGCCCCCGGATACCTCAATCTCTCACCAGCAATCTCCGCAAGTGCGCGAGCCTGAAGATAGTCCCGAACCAGGAACCGGTATTTGCCCCGGGCACCGCCTCTGGCCCGTAGTGCTGCAACTCAGCACGCGTATCTGGGAGGAAATCATGCACGTGCAGGGCAAGGTGCCGGGCCAGAGGCGCGGTATGGTAGATTTTGTGCGCAGGCGCGCGCTCGCGCTTTTGCGTAATGAACCACCTCTGGCCGGCCACATGCACAATCTCGATGAGGTAGAACAGGTTTTACGTGGCATAGTGGACGAGGTGCTGGGATATGGGCCGCTGGAGGGATTGCTGCGCGATGACGAGGTAACAGAGATTATGGTTGTGGGACCTCGCCTGGCATTTGTTGAGCGTTCAGGGCAGATTCGAGAGGTACATTGCCATTTTGAAGATGAACAGCATATGATGCGCATTATTGGAAACATGTTGCGACACGCGGGCCGTTCTATGGAACCTGGTCGCCCTGCGCTGGATGTGCGCCTGCCCGGTGGTACGCTGGTGAACATCGTGATGCCACCACCCGCTATCAAAGGACCCGCGATCACGATGCGCAAACCATCCCGTGTGCGGCATGGGCTGAACGAACTGGCGCAGCTCGGCTCGATGTCTCAGGAGATGGCGGACTTTCTTGCCACTTGCGTAAGAGCGCGGCTGAACATTATCATTTGTGGCGAAAGACGTTCCGGGCGGACGACGCTATTGAATGCCCTGGCGACGTGCATCCCGGCAAACGAACGTATTGTGACGGTTGAGGAACTGGCGGAACTGCGCCTGAACCAGAAACACGTCGTGACATTGGAGGCCCATTCAATTGAGGAAGAGAACTCTCGCAAGTCCGCGATGCGAGACCTGGTAGCGAATGCCTTGCGCATGCAGCCGGGGCGAATAATAGTTGGCGAGTGCCGCGGCGCTGAAACAGCGGTGCTGCTTTCTGCCATGCATTCCGGCTACGATGGTTCTATGACAACCATCTTCGCCAGGCACGCACAGGATTGCGCCGGCAGGCTAGAAATGCTATGGCTCATGGAGGAGTCGCACCTGCCATTCGCGACGATACGAAAACAGGTTGCCCGGTGCCTGAACCTGATCATCCACACAGGATTTGCCAGCGACAGATCGCGTAAAGTGCTTGAAATTGTGGCCGTACAGGGAGATGATGGAGACAGGGTGAAGCTCCAGAGCATCTATCACTATGTTGATATGGGAATTGATGAAAAGACGGGCAAGCTCCGGGGCAGCTTTGAGCCGCAAGGCGTTCACCCCGCCTGCTTCACGGTAGCGGCATCGGCAAGGTAG
- a CDS encoding ATP-binding cassette domain-containing protein, protein MTEKIDTTAAIACLDLTKVYETGAAALQDLTLTIERGMSFGLLGENGAGKSTLVRLIMDFLFPTSGTLLSSRASYSRGLMLATALLRIPLLVLMLLLKLQKRP, encoded by the coding sequence ATGACCGAAAAAATTGATACAACGGCGGCAATTGCATGCCTTGATCTGACTAAAGTCTATGAAACGGGCGCAGCTGCGCTTCAGGACTTGACGCTGACGATTGAGCGCGGCATGAGCTTTGGCCTGCTGGGCGAGAACGGTGCCGGCAAATCGACGCTGGTGCGATTGATAATGGACTTTCTCTTTCCTACAAGTGGTACGCTGTTATCCTCGCGCGCCTCGTATAGTCGCGGACTGATGCTGGCCACCGCCCTCTTGCGTATACCGCTGCTCGTACTCATGCTGCTGCTGAAGCTCCAGAAGCGACCTTGA
- a CDS encoding DinB family protein: protein MTEEHQLSLFPFYSGWGIYQQRLVAAIAPLTGEQLALRLTPQHWSIGMYVTHIVANRAWWFHARMGEGGDDLTSLELWALGVCEADVDPCHPAAELVAGLEKTWQMIQQALARLIPADLEQVYPPLDEAERVRHAKQVEPALQPYARMWLERERLAGEVKPTRSRQWIIWHVLEHDIHHGSEISTTLGVYGLPVVELD from the coding sequence ATGACAGAAGAACATCAGCTTTCACTTTTCCCTTTCTACAGCGGATGGGGTATCTACCAACAGCGTCTCGTCGCGGCCATCGCGCCTCTTACCGGAGAGCAGCTCGCCTTGCGCCTCACGCCACAACACTGGTCGATTGGTATGTATGTGACGCATATTGTCGCCAATCGCGCATGGTGGTTCCACGCGCGGATGGGCGAGGGGGGCGACGATCTGACTTCCCTTGAATTATGGGCTTTGGGAGTCTGTGAGGCGGACGTAGATCCATGCCACCCGGCGGCAGAACTGGTTGCCGGACTGGAGAAGACCTGGCAGATGATCCAGCAGGCACTTGCCCGTTTGATCCCTGCTGATCTTGAGCAGGTCTACCCGCCTCTAGATGAGGCGGAGCGGGTGCGTCACGCGAAACAGGTCGAGCCTGCGCTCCAGCCATACGCCCGGATGTGGTTGGAGAGGGAGCGGCTAGCAGGAGAAGTGAAACCGACACGTTCGCGCCAGTGGATCATCTGGCATGTACTCGAACATGACATCCATCACGGTAGCGAAATCTCCACCACTCTCGGTGTCTACGGCCTGCCAGTAGTCGAGTTGGATTAA
- the tpiA gene encoding triose-phosphate isomerase, which translates to MTTPTRTAIIAGNWKMHYGPRQASSFASEIVPQLGMLLRQYPNILSILCPPTISLISVREVLDAHLFERLELGAQNMYYEEKGAFTGETSPSMVRQLCSTVILGHSERRTYFCETDESVNKKALAAFDHRLRPIICIGEREDEHDAGKTEEVIHYQVQHSLANFPQQHTKEVVIAYEPIWAIGTGKAATPEGAGKVIQLIRQLYGNMYGVEVASAIRILYGGSVTSENIAEFMAHPDIDGALVGGASIKPDFVEIVRKTIEVMQQ; encoded by the coding sequence ATGACTACTCCAACGCGTACCGCAATCATTGCCGGAAACTGGAAAATGCACTACGGCCCGCGGCAGGCTTCCAGTTTCGCGTCCGAGATTGTGCCGCAATTGGGGATGCTGCTACGGCAGTACCCCAACATCCTTTCTATTCTCTGCCCGCCCACCATCTCGCTCATTTCAGTGCGAGAGGTGCTGGATGCTCATCTCTTCGAACGCCTGGAACTGGGCGCTCAGAATATGTATTATGAGGAGAAAGGAGCATTCACCGGCGAAACCTCTCCAAGCATGGTACGCCAACTATGCAGCACCGTCATCCTCGGTCACTCGGAGCGCCGTACCTACTTCTGCGAAACCGACGAGTCCGTGAATAAGAAGGCCCTCGCGGCTTTCGATCATCGCCTGCGTCCCATCATTTGTATCGGCGAGCGCGAAGATGAACACGATGCCGGAAAAACAGAAGAGGTTATTCACTACCAGGTGCAGCATAGCCTGGCGAATTTTCCGCAGCAGCACACGAAAGAGGTCGTGATTGCCTACGAACCAATCTGGGCCATCGGCACCGGCAAAGCAGCCACTCCCGAAGGCGCGGGAAAAGTAATCCAACTTATTCGACAGCTCTACGGTAACATGTATGGTGTAGAGGTTGCCTCCGCCATACGCATCCTCTACGGTGGTAGCGTTACTTCGGAAAACATCGCAGAGTTTATGGCTCACCCCGATATCGATGGAGCGCTCGTTGGGGGGGCGAGCATCAAACCTGATTTCGTGGAGATTGTGCGTAAGACAATTGAGGTGATGCAACAGTAA
- a CDS encoding phosphoglycerate kinase, translating to MNKKTIRDIDVKGKRVLMRVDFNVPLDAEQHITDDTRIRAALPSIQYLLDLGAAVILMSHLGRPDGKVVPKMSLKPAGYRLSQLLGKPVLLATDCTGPEIEAQARTLRPGQVLLLENLRFHKEEEKNDPEFARQLASLGEVYVNDAFGTAHRAHASTEGVTHYLPGVAGFLMEKEINFLGSALEHPKRPFAAIIGGAKVSDKIAVLERLISMVDTLLIGGGMANTFLKAEGYEIGDSLFEEGKLDVARDLMAKARQRDLKFMLPVDVVIADRFAADANSRVVSIKDVPTGWRILDIGPETISAFDQALADAQTIVWNGTLGVAEMSAFAKGTDAIIDMLAQRTAAGATTIIGGGDSAAAVEQAHAAEKMTHVSTGGGASLEFLEGRVLPGVAALQDKTP from the coding sequence ATGAATAAGAAGACTATTCGTGACATCGATGTTAAGGGCAAGCGCGTACTGATGCGCGTCGATTTCAATGTGCCGTTGGACGCCGAGCAACACATCACGGATGATACGCGCATTCGCGCAGCCCTACCCAGTATTCAATACCTGCTCGACCTTGGCGCGGCTGTCATCCTCATGTCGCACCTGGGCAGGCCGGATGGCAAAGTCGTTCCCAAAATGAGCCTCAAACCGGCGGGCTATCGCTTGAGCCAGTTATTGGGCAAACCAGTATTGCTGGCAACCGACTGCACCGGGCCTGAGATCGAGGCGCAGGCCAGAACTTTGCGGCCCGGCCAGGTACTGCTGCTCGAAAACCTGCGCTTCCATAAAGAAGAGGAAAAGAACGATCCAGAATTCGCGCGCCAGCTTGCGTCGTTAGGCGAAGTCTACGTCAACGATGCCTTTGGTACAGCACACCGCGCGCATGCCTCAACCGAGGGTGTTACTCATTACTTGCCCGGCGTGGCAGGCTTCCTGATGGAGAAGGAGATCAACTTCCTTGGATCAGCGCTCGAACATCCAAAGCGACCTTTCGCCGCCATTATCGGTGGCGCCAAAGTCTCCGACAAAATCGCCGTTTTGGAGCGCCTCATCAGCATGGTCGATACGCTGCTCATCGGCGGGGGTATGGCGAATACCTTCCTCAAAGCCGAGGGGTATGAAATCGGCGACTCGCTCTTTGAAGAGGGTAAGCTCGACGTGGCACGCGATTTGATGGCTAAGGCTCGCCAGCGCGACCTGAAATTTATGCTGCCTGTAGACGTGGTGATAGCGGACCGCTTTGCCGCCGATGCCAATTCCAGGGTGGTTTCTATCAAGGATGTTCCCACCGGCTGGCGCATCCTCGACATCGGCCCCGAAACCATTTCGGCTTTCGACCAGGCCCTGGCGGACGCGCAAACTATCGTGTGGAACGGGACGCTTGGTGTAGCGGAAATGTCGGCCTTCGCCAAAGGTACTGATGCCATCATCGACATGCTCGCGCAGCGAACGGCAGCGGGGGCTACCACCATTATCGGCGGCGGTGACTCAGCCGCGGCGGTTGAACAGGCACACGCAGCGGAAAAAATGACCCACGTCTCGACCGGTGGAGGCGCGTCACTTGAATTTCTTGAGGGCCGCGTCCTTCCCGGAGTTGCAGCCTTACAGGATAAAACGCCATGA
- the gap gene encoding type I glyceraldehyde-3-phosphate dehydrogenase produces the protein MTTRVGINGFGRIGRQSMKAMLERYPRDLEVVAINDLTDTKTNAHLLKYDSTYGRFPGEIETTPDSLIVNGHSIKVLAQRDPAQIPWGDLGVQIVIESTGFFTDADKAAAHLKGGAKKVIISAPAKGEDLTMVLGVNDNMYDPARHNIISNASCTTNCLAPAAKVINDTFGIEYGLMNTIHSYTNDQRILDQVHKDLRRARSAGVNIIPTTTGAARALALVIPELKGRFDGISLRVPTITVSVVDFVATVRQQTTKEAVNDAFKQAAVGSLKGILDITEEPLVSMDFRGDSHSSIVDGLSTMVEGGNMIKILAWYDNEWGYSCRVADLTHFIAEKGV, from the coding sequence ATGACTACTCGCGTAGGCATCAATGGTTTTGGACGTATCGGTCGGCAATCTATGAAGGCCATGCTTGAGCGCTATCCTCGCGACCTCGAAGTTGTCGCCATCAATGACCTGACCGACACAAAAACCAATGCCCATCTATTAAAATACGACTCTACCTACGGACGTTTCCCAGGCGAAATAGAGACGACACCTGACTCGCTGATCGTCAACGGACACAGTATCAAAGTGCTGGCCCAGCGCGATCCTGCGCAAATTCCGTGGGGCGACCTGGGAGTGCAGATCGTCATCGAATCAACCGGATTTTTTACCGATGCGGATAAAGCCGCTGCGCATCTCAAGGGCGGTGCAAAAAAGGTGATCATCTCCGCGCCTGCTAAGGGCGAAGACCTCACCATGGTGCTGGGCGTCAATGATAATATGTATGACCCGGCCAGGCATAATATCATCTCCAACGCTTCCTGCACCACTAACTGCCTGGCGCCCGCGGCCAAGGTCATCAACGATACCTTCGGCATTGAATATGGCTTGATGAACACCATCCACTCGTATACGAATGATCAGCGCATCCTCGACCAGGTTCACAAGGACCTGCGCCGCGCCCGCAGCGCCGGAGTCAATATCATTCCTACCACCACGGGAGCAGCTCGCGCCCTGGCGCTCGTCATTCCCGAACTGAAGGGACGCTTCGATGGCATCTCCTTGCGTGTTCCCACCATTACTGTCTCGGTCGTCGATTTTGTAGCCACCGTGCGCCAGCAAACGACGAAAGAGGCGGTCAACGACGCCTTCAAACAGGCGGCAGTCGGTTCGCTCAAGGGCATTCTTGATATTACCGAGGAACCGCTGGTTTCGATGGACTTTCGTGGTGACTCGCACTCGTCAATCGTCGATGGGCTTTCAACTATGGTGGAGGGCGGCAATATGATCAAGATACTTGCATGGTACGACAACGAGTGGGGCTATTCCTGCCGCGTCGCCGACCTCACCCATTTCATCGCCGAAAAAGGGGTGTAA
- a CDS encoding pyridoxal phosphate-dependent aminotransferase, producing MITHDQPPVDSPDSLDVSSPSFQEQAAIIRQLRQQAVPHYRPLVQEGSSPIRVMARMVHELEQHCRELHLSEEVIQSEIVNRTIGDVNLRNITEYEGEPGGPRDYRLLADELGVALPGEPLHGYVASGETYLWLREQMQVCERELLQQGIDLRIYDIYGNGNIVLRGWLAGETRKWGIAATAEQLYLGLGAMDIIDKVLRGLAVLFKDQRHSDIAVLFPTPGFNVPEWQAQSYGYRLHKFHTDAANYFKLTAQQLDDILAQTPDIRAFYLTVTNNPTTFAYTPDELNRIFAVLRKYWESGREIYILADLAYIGTGIQEEDQARMATFNVPDVYAHTFFISSFSKSYTLTGERFGWVTIGSPQVASKVIVCWANSMASLPAEWQLRYMAYTRLIQARPWLLEKLRAFYRLRRNRLIAQLQRLDEEFQIFNQIHVGDDATVYNWSQLRPGEDAFSAFEKTGIAGVPGSGFGYTDDYVRFSIGVIPVPVIDNRP from the coding sequence GTGATTACCCACGATCAACCACCTGTGGATTCGCCCGACTCACTTGATGTATCGTCACCCTCGTTTCAAGAACAAGCTGCTATCATCCGGCAGCTCCGCCAGCAGGCAGTTCCTCACTATCGCCCCCTTGTCCAGGAAGGCTCGAGTCCCATCCGCGTAATGGCTCGCATGGTGCATGAATTGGAACAGCATTGTCGCGAACTTCACCTCTCGGAGGAAGTTATCCAGTCTGAAATTGTCAACCGCACGATAGGCGACGTGAACCTGCGCAACATTACGGAATACGAAGGAGAGCCAGGAGGCCCGCGCGATTATCGACTCCTCGCCGACGAGCTGGGAGTCGCTCTGCCGGGCGAACCACTGCATGGCTACGTGGCCAGCGGCGAAACCTACCTCTGGCTGCGCGAACAGATGCAGGTATGTGAAAGAGAACTGCTACAACAAGGCATCGATCTGCGGATTTACGATATATATGGCAACGGCAATATCGTCCTGCGTGGCTGGCTCGCCGGGGAAACGCGAAAATGGGGCATTGCTGCTACAGCAGAACAGCTATACCTGGGGTTAGGCGCGATGGACATCATCGACAAAGTTTTGCGCGGGCTGGCCGTACTCTTCAAAGATCAACGGCATAGCGATATCGCCGTGCTGTTCCCTACTCCAGGCTTTAATGTACCGGAGTGGCAGGCACAATCGTATGGCTATCGCCTGCACAAATTTCATACAGATGCCGCCAATTACTTCAAACTTACGGCGCAGCAACTCGATGACATACTCGCGCAGACGCCGGATATTCGCGCATTTTACCTTACCGTTACAAACAATCCGACCACCTTTGCCTATACACCGGATGAACTCAACCGGATCTTCGCTGTGCTGAGAAAGTACTGGGAATCAGGCCGTGAAATTTATATCCTGGCGGACCTCGCCTATATCGGCACCGGCATACAGGAAGAGGACCAGGCCCGCATGGCTACCTTCAACGTTCCCGATGTCTATGCGCATACCTTTTTTATCAGCAGTTTTTCCAAATCGTATACGCTGACAGGCGAGCGTTTCGGCTGGGTTACGATTGGCAGTCCGCAGGTCGCATCGAAAGTGATTGTTTGTTGGGCGAATAGCATGGCATCGCTACCCGCCGAATGGCAACTACGCTACATGGCATATACTCGTTTGATACAGGCGCGTCCCTGGTTGCTTGAAAAGTTGCGAGCTTTCTATCGCCTGCGACGCAACCGGCTGATTGCACAGCTGCAGCGCCTGGACGAAGAATTTCAGATTTTCAACCAGATACATGTTGGCGACGATGCGACCGTTTATAATTGGAGCCAGTTGCGGCCAGGAGAGGATGCATTCTCCGCTTTCGAAAAAACGGGTATCGCAGGAGTTCCCGGCAGCGGGTTTGGCTATACCGATGACTACGTACGTTTCTCAATTGGCGTCATACCTGTTCCGGTTATCGATAATCGACCTTGA
- the hutH gene encoding histidine ammonia-lyase, whose translation MKIDTHVTLPAGVTLNGQTLTVPEVLAVARHYAPVVLGAESLDSILAARAVIDKLADEDQKVYGVTTGFGHLSRVRIPHEQLVDLQHNLLRSHASGVGEPLSEEVARAIMLLLAASLARGNSGVRPEVVQLLISMLNTRIYPRIPSRGSVGASGDLAPLAHLGLIIIGEGEAFYDGHIVTGMEALRHADLEPLQLHAKEGLALINGTHLMEAIAVLALADAQVLLRAAEVAAAMSIEGLMGSHVPFDARISKRRGQLGQQESAARLRHLLRESEINLSHRDCPRVQDPYTMRCAPQVFGAIRDAIEYCSNIFERELDAVTDNPLVFPEDGVVLSGGNFHGQPLAMALDVLAISLAQLASFSERRIFNLLGPHDWDEGGAPLFLTPNPGLNSGFMIAQYVAAALVNEIKILAHPASIDSIPTSAGMEDFNSMGATAAHKVQRLIEQARQVVAIELMCAAQMLEFRKPLKPGQGVQQAFEIVRSYVPKLEHDRTLAPDIAVLVEAVKVGAFESIG comes from the coding sequence ATGAAGATAGACACACACGTTACATTACCTGCCGGCGTGACTCTTAATGGGCAGACCTTGACGGTTCCAGAAGTGCTGGCCGTCGCCCGCCACTACGCGCCGGTTGTTTTAGGCGCAGAATCTCTCGATAGCATTCTTGCAGCCAGGGCGGTAATCGATAAACTGGCGGACGAGGATCAAAAAGTATATGGCGTAACCACCGGATTTGGTCACTTGAGCCGGGTGCGCATTCCCCATGAGCAACTGGTAGATCTGCAGCACAATCTTTTGCGCAGTCACGCGTCAGGGGTTGGAGAGCCTCTGAGCGAGGAGGTCGCGCGAGCCATCATGCTGCTGCTGGCGGCAAGCCTGGCACGCGGCAATTCCGGCGTCCGCCCGGAAGTTGTGCAGCTGCTCATAAGCATGCTCAATACCAGAATTTATCCTCGCATTCCCTCGCGTGGATCGGTAGGTGCGAGCGGTGATCTTGCCCCGCTTGCGCATCTTGGCTTGATCATTATAGGAGAAGGTGAGGCATTTTATGACGGCCACATTGTTACGGGAATGGAAGCTTTGCGGCATGCTGATCTCGAACCGCTGCAACTGCATGCTAAAGAAGGTCTCGCGCTGATCAATGGAACGCACCTGATGGAGGCGATTGCCGTGCTGGCGCTTGCCGATGCGCAGGTGCTGCTGCGAGCGGCGGAAGTTGCAGCTGCCATGAGCATCGAGGGTTTGATGGGCAGCCACGTGCCTTTTGATGCCCGCATCTCAAAGCGCCGTGGTCAACTGGGACAGCAGGAGAGCGCCGCACGTTTGCGCCATTTGTTGCGCGAAAGCGAAATCAATCTTAGCCATCGCGATTGCCCGCGCGTGCAAGACCCTTACACGATGCGCTGCGCGCCGCAAGTCTTCGGAGCGATACGCGACGCTATAGAGTATTGCTCCAACATTTTTGAGCGCGAACTGGACGCCGTGACCGATAATCCGCTCGTTTTCCCAGAGGATGGCGTTGTGTTGAGTGGGGGCAATTTTCACGGGCAACCACTGGCGATGGCGCTCGACGTACTGGCTATCTCGCTCGCCCAACTGGCAAGTTTTTCCGAGCGCCGCATCTTCAATCTATTAGGCCCACACGATTGGGACGAGGGTGGCGCGCCGCTCTTTTTGACGCCGAATCCCGGTCTGAACTCCGGCTTCATGATCGCGCAATATGTCGCGGCGGCGCTGGTCAATGAGATCAAAATACTGGCGCATCCTGCCAGCATTGATTCGATACCGACCTCTGCCGGTATGGAGGACTTCAATAGCATGGGAGCAACGGCAGCGCATAAGGTTCAGCGCCTCATTGAACAGGCGCGCCAGGTTGTCGCCATCGAATTGATGTGCGCCGCCCAGATGCTGGAATTTCGCAAACCGCTCAAACCCGGCCAGGGCGTACAGCAGGCATTTGAGATTGTGCGCTCATACGTGCCAAAACTGGAACATGATCGCACGCTGGCGCCAGATATTGCTGTCTTAGTCGAAGCAGTTAAGGTGGGAGCATTTGAGAGTATAGGGTAA